In a genomic window of Shouchella clausii:
- a CDS encoding YczE/YyaS/YitT family protein, with the protein MNQTLTKYILVVISTAVTAFGITLVLVAEIGADPISTFLLGMLHFIPIQFGTGSQIFSLTFLVVNYALNRDFFGVGSLIFSIGCGYFINLFLSLDLPAILSLNTIPNLFIALTGILIYGVGTALFLFTKTGTGPLEGLMLFFSKRFNVTIKVTRMAIDGMLVTTGMLLGGLVGIGTIFCILLTGPIIEFSLKLFTFLRSRATQP; encoded by the coding sequence ATGAATCAAACGTTAACAAAATATATCCTTGTTGTTATAAGCACAGCTGTGACGGCTTTCGGGATTACTCTCGTTTTAGTGGCGGAAATCGGCGCTGATCCCATAAGCACGTTTTTATTAGGTATGCTACATTTCATTCCGATTCAGTTTGGAACAGGGAGTCAGATTTTTAGTTTGACATTTTTAGTGGTCAATTATGCGCTTAACCGCGACTTTTTTGGAGTAGGAAGTTTGATTTTTAGTATTGGCTGTGGGTATTTCATTAACTTGTTTCTTAGTCTCGATTTACCGGCTATCCTATCGTTGAATACGATCCCGAACTTATTTATTGCCTTGACGGGCATACTGATTTACGGAGTTGGAACAGCGCTTTTTTTATTTACAAAAACAGGAACAGGTCCGCTGGAAGGATTAATGCTCTTTTTTTCTAAGCGCTTCAACGTGACGATCAAGGTAACGAGAATGGCGATTGATGGAATGTTAGTTACTACTGGCATGTTATTAGGTGGTTTGGTTGGTATTGGTACCATCTTTTGTATTTTGTTAACAGGACCAATTATTGAGTTTTCGTTAAAGCTCTTCACTTTCCTTAGAAGTCGAGCAACACAGCCATAG
- a CDS encoding PTS sugar transporter subunit IIB, translating to MTKVLLICGAGASSGFMANAIRKAGKKRGMEMSVQARSESQLSEYLNEIDVLLVGPHLKYMEDELREKVSGYSIKVSVIPQNIYGTLDGNKACDLIANILESGE from the coding sequence ATGACAAAAGTATTACTAATCTGTGGTGCAGGTGCGTCTAGTGGATTCATGGCAAACGCCATTCGTAAAGCAGGCAAGAAAAGAGGAATGGAAATGTCTGTCCAAGCACGAAGCGAGTCGCAATTGTCAGAGTATCTAAATGAAATCGATGTTTTGCTAGTTGGCCCTCACTTAAAATATATGGAAGATGAATTAAGAGAAAAAGTAAGCGGTTATTCGATTAAAGTCTCGGTAATTCCGCAAAACATTTACGGGACATTAGACGGCAATAAAGCGTGTGACCTTATTGCCAACATACTAGAATCGGGTGAATAA
- a CDS encoding PTS sugar transporter subunit IIC has protein sequence MNKIMTFMNESFTPKVNKITKNPWISSIQDAVMTVLPLILVGSLITIVSLLNNVASWLPDFSLINTFTFGLLGLFIAFLIPYFIMEKKKLDNKKLVAGATGLALYLFLLSPVILEDGKIQFILDRFGATGMFLSLIVGLFVGFVLVQFSKYSFFSEDSSIPDFIIVWFDTLIPITLIMLSGWLIGVQGNIDFFEVILAIFKPLSSIVQSYPGFVLSVFIPAFLYTFGISAWVMMPVIYPVYLSGLAENAQVAAAGGNPSNIAIMETLYAFTSMGGVGTTLPLVIMMCFLAKSMRMKAIGRATIIPSVFNINEPLMFGAPIVFNPFLMIPMWLTAIVIPSITYWVLHLGWVSIPTKTFLLWYMPMPISSYLATQDWRAIILAIVLFVVAFIIFFPFFKAYDVQEKKKESELSETEE, from the coding sequence ATGAATAAAATTATGACGTTTATGAACGAATCGTTTACCCCAAAGGTAAATAAAATCACGAAAAATCCTTGGATCTCATCAATCCAAGATGCGGTAATGACGGTTCTGCCACTTATTCTTGTAGGTTCGTTAATTACAATCGTTAGTTTATTGAATAATGTCGCTTCGTGGCTTCCAGATTTCTCACTCATTAACACATTTACATTCGGTCTACTTGGCTTATTCATTGCCTTCTTAATTCCATACTTTATTATGGAAAAAAAGAAACTCGATAATAAAAAGCTAGTAGCAGGCGCAACGGGTCTAGCCCTTTATCTATTTTTACTATCGCCCGTCATCCTGGAGGATGGAAAAATCCAGTTCATCCTCGATCGCTTTGGAGCAACGGGTATGTTCTTGTCGCTGATTGTCGGTTTGTTTGTTGGGTTTGTCCTTGTCCAGTTCTCGAAATACTCATTTTTTTCCGAGGATTCCTCGATACCGGACTTTATCATTGTTTGGTTTGACACACTGATACCGATTACGCTGATTATGCTGTCAGGATGGTTGATTGGCGTTCAAGGAAATATTGATTTCTTTGAAGTGATATTGGCGATTTTTAAACCATTGTCAAGTATTGTTCAAAGCTATCCTGGGTTTGTTTTATCTGTATTCATTCCAGCGTTCTTGTATACGTTTGGTATCAGTGCTTGGGTGATGATGCCGGTCATTTATCCTGTTTATTTATCAGGCCTTGCAGAAAATGCACAAGTAGCAGCGGCCGGAGGAAATCCATCCAATATCGCCATTATGGAAACCCTTTATGCCTTTACAAGTATGGGCGGAGTCGGAACAACGTTGCCTCTCGTCATTATGATGTGCTTCCTTGCAAAGTCGATGCGTATGAAAGCAATTGGTCGGGCGACGATCATCCCATCCGTCTTCAATATTAATGAACCGTTGATGTTTGGCGCGCCAATTGTCTTTAACCCATTTTTAATGATTCCGATGTGGCTTACCGCGATTGTGATCCCAAGTATCACATACTGGGTACTGCATTTAGGCTGGGTAAGCATTCCGACGAAGACATTTTTACTTTGGTATATGCCAATGCCGATTTCTTCCTATTTAGCAACTCAAGATTGGCGGGCTATTATTTTAGCTATTGTATTATTTGTCGTCGCATTTATCATCTTCTTCCCATTTTTTAAAGCGTACGATGTTCAAGAGAAAAAGAAAGAATCAGAGTTAAGTGAAACGGAAGAGTAA
- a CDS encoding PTS lactose/cellobiose transporter subunit IIA, translated as MVDREQELEALNLISMQMILHAGDARNDVMEALKCCEEEEYDRAEKLLEKANKDIVASHKLQTETVQKEARGEESIFSLLFAHAQDTLMTVKSEYELAKRLIRVFRRLDEKIDGKRGQS; from the coding sequence ATGGTGGATAGAGAACAAGAATTAGAAGCATTGAATTTAATCTCAATGCAAATGATTTTGCATGCAGGCGATGCCCGTAATGATGTGATGGAAGCATTAAAATGTTGCGAAGAAGAAGAGTATGACCGCGCTGAGAAGCTATTAGAAAAAGCCAATAAAGATATCGTAGCATCTCATAAGCTGCAAACAGAAACCGTCCAAAAGGAAGCACGTGGAGAGGAATCGATTTTTTCGCTATTGTTTGCTCATGCCCAAGACACACTCATGACCGTGAAAAGCGAATATGAACTAGCCAAACGGTTGATTCGGGTCTTTAGAAGATTGGATGAAAAAATAGACGGAAAGAGAGGTCAATCATGA